The following proteins are encoded in a genomic region of Amycolatopsis sulphurea:
- a CDS encoding 2-oxoacid:acceptor oxidoreductase subunit alpha, which yields MSTTNGHATGDGSAALTATRTTEVNKLDRVVIRFAGDSGDGMQLTGDRFTSEAAAFGNDLSTMPNFPAEIRAPQGTIPGVSSFQVHFADYDILTPGDRPDVLVAMNPAALKANLADVPRGGTIILNTDEFTKRNLVKVGYAEDPNADETLSGFQVHRVAMSTLTQGALADTGLGKKDAERCKNMFALGLLSWMYHRPTEGTERFLREKFGKKPDIAEANILAFRAGWNYGETTESFVTTFEVAPAKLARGTYRQITGNTALAYGLVAAGQQSGLQILLGTYPITPASDILHELSKHKNFGILTFQAEDEIAGVGAALGASYGGALGVTSTSGPGVALKSEAIGLGVMIELPLVVVDVQRGGPSTGLPTKTEQADLLQAMFGRNGESPVPVIAPCSPADCFDAALEATRIALKYRTPVLLLSDGAIANGSEPWLVPDVADLPDLRVEFATVPNAPDSSGEFWPYLRDPETLAREWAVPGTAGLQHRIGGLEKQDGKGSISYDPDNHDKMVRLRQAKVDGVDVPDLVVDDPSGEARVLALGWGSSYGPIGAACRRVRKLGMPIAQAHLRHLNPLPKNLGEVLRGYDKVVLPEMNLGQLALLLRAEYLVDVHSYTKVAGLPFKAEELQNVFADLITDLVPEGVQ from the coding sequence ATGAGCACGACGAACGGCCACGCGACCGGCGACGGTTCCGCGGCGCTGACCGCCACCCGGACCACCGAGGTGAACAAGCTGGACCGGGTGGTCATCCGGTTCGCGGGTGACTCCGGCGACGGGATGCAGCTGACCGGCGACCGGTTCACCTCCGAGGCGGCCGCCTTCGGCAACGACCTGTCCACGATGCCGAACTTCCCGGCCGAGATCCGCGCACCACAGGGCACCATCCCGGGTGTCTCCTCCTTCCAGGTGCACTTCGCCGACTACGACATCCTCACCCCCGGCGACCGGCCGGACGTGCTCGTCGCGATGAACCCCGCCGCGCTCAAGGCGAATCTGGCCGACGTACCCCGCGGCGGCACGATCATCCTCAACACCGACGAGTTCACCAAGCGCAACCTGGTCAAGGTCGGCTACGCCGAGGACCCGAACGCCGACGAGACGCTCTCGGGCTTCCAGGTGCACCGGGTCGCCATGTCGACGCTGACCCAGGGCGCGCTCGCGGACACCGGGCTGGGCAAGAAGGACGCCGAGCGCTGCAAGAACATGTTCGCGCTCGGGCTGCTGTCCTGGATGTATCACCGCCCGACCGAGGGCACCGAACGGTTCCTGCGGGAGAAGTTCGGCAAGAAGCCGGACATCGCCGAGGCCAACATCCTGGCCTTCCGCGCGGGCTGGAACTACGGCGAGACCACCGAATCGTTCGTGACCACCTTCGAGGTGGCGCCCGCCAAACTGGCCAGGGGCACCTACCGGCAGATCACCGGCAACACCGCGCTGGCCTATGGACTCGTGGCCGCCGGGCAGCAGTCCGGCCTGCAGATCCTGCTCGGCACCTACCCGATCACGCCGGCCTCGGACATCCTGCACGAGCTGTCCAAGCACAAGAACTTCGGCATCCTGACCTTCCAGGCCGAGGACGAGATCGCCGGGGTCGGCGCCGCGCTCGGCGCCTCCTACGGCGGGGCGCTCGGGGTCACCTCCACCTCCGGGCCGGGTGTGGCACTCAAGTCCGAGGCGATCGGCCTCGGCGTGATGATCGAGCTGCCGCTGGTGGTCGTCGACGTGCAGCGCGGCGGCCCGTCCACCGGCCTGCCGACCAAGACCGAGCAGGCCGACCTGCTGCAGGCGATGTTCGGGCGCAACGGCGAGTCCCCCGTACCGGTGATCGCGCCGTGCTCGCCCGCGGACTGCTTCGACGCCGCACTGGAGGCCACCCGGATCGCGCTGAAGTACCGCACGCCGGTGCTGCTGCTCTCCGACGGCGCGATCGCCAACGGCTCCGAGCCGTGGCTGGTGCCGGACGTGGCGGATCTGCCCGATCTGCGGGTCGAGTTCGCCACCGTACCGAACGCGCCGGATTCCTCCGGGGAATTCTGGCCTTACCTGCGTGATCCGGAGACGCTGGCGCGGGAGTGGGCGGTGCCGGGCACCGCCGGGCTGCAGCACCGCATCGGCGGGCTGGAGAAGCAGGACGGCAAGGGCAGCATCTCCTACGACCCGGACAACCACGACAAGATGGTGCGGCTGCGCCAGGCCAAGGTCGACGGGGTGGACGTGCCGGACCTGGTCGTCGACGACCCCTCCGGCGAGGCCCGCGTGCTCGCGCTCGGCTGGGGCTCGTCCTACGGCCCGATCGGCGCCGCCTGCCGCCGGGTGCGGAAGCTGGGCATGCCGATCGCGCAGGCGCATCTGCGGCACCTCAACCCGTTGCCGAAGAACCTCGGCGAGGTGCTGCGCGGCTATGACAAGGTCGTGCTGCCGGAAATGAACCTCGGCCAGCTCGCGCTGCTGCTGCGCGCGGAGTACCTGGTGGACGTGCACTCCTACACCAAGGTGGCGGGCCTGCCGTTCAAGGCCGAGGAGCTGCAGAACGTGTTCGCCGACCTCATCACCGACCTCGTCCCGGAGGGTGTTCAGTGA
- a CDS encoding 2-oxoacid:ferredoxin oxidoreductase subunit beta encodes MTTIDLGLPQLGGLDLVPTTEEAQKAKDYKSDQEVRWCPGCGDYVVLNAVQSFLPTLGLKRENIVFISGIGCSSRFPYYLNTYGMHSIHGRAPSIATGLATTRADLSVWVVTGDGDALSIGGNHLIHALRRNVNIKILLFNNRIYGLTKGQYSPTSEPGKVTKSTPMGSVDTPFNPLSLAIGAEASFVGRALDSDRKGLTEVLEAAARHRGSALVEIYQNCPIFNDGAFDVLKDKDEAAQRLIPLRAGEPIRFGSEGEYGVRRGDWGGLDVGKVAEIGEENLVVHDPAIADTTYAFALSRLGDQHLNHVPTGILRQVERPTYDDGARAQVEQAREARQPDLQALLRGKDTWTVA; translated from the coding sequence GTGACCACGATCGACCTCGGCCTCCCCCAGCTCGGCGGGCTGGACCTGGTGCCGACGACCGAGGAAGCGCAGAAGGCCAAGGACTACAAGTCCGACCAGGAAGTCCGCTGGTGCCCCGGCTGCGGCGACTACGTGGTGCTCAACGCGGTGCAGTCGTTCCTGCCCACCCTCGGGCTCAAGCGCGAGAACATCGTGTTCATCTCCGGGATCGGCTGTTCCTCGCGATTCCCGTACTACCTCAACACCTACGGCATGCATTCGATCCACGGCCGGGCGCCGTCGATCGCGACCGGGCTGGCCACCACCCGGGCAGATCTGTCGGTGTGGGTGGTCACCGGGGACGGGGACGCGCTGTCCATCGGCGGCAACCACCTGATCCACGCCTTGCGGCGCAACGTGAACATCAAGATCCTGCTGTTCAACAACCGGATCTACGGGCTGACCAAGGGCCAGTACTCGCCAACCTCGGAGCCGGGCAAGGTCACCAAGTCGACCCCGATGGGTTCGGTGGACACCCCGTTCAACCCGCTCTCCCTCGCCATCGGCGCGGAGGCCTCGTTCGTCGGCCGGGCGCTGGACTCCGACCGCAAGGGCCTCACCGAGGTGCTCGAAGCCGCGGCGCGGCACCGCGGTTCGGCGCTGGTGGAGATCTACCAGAACTGCCCGATCTTCAACGACGGCGCGTTCGATGTCCTGAAGGACAAGGACGAGGCGGCGCAGCGGCTGATCCCGTTGCGCGCGGGCGAGCCGATCCGCTTCGGCAGCGAAGGCGAGTACGGCGTACGCCGCGGCGACTGGGGCGGCCTCGACGTCGGCAAGGTCGCCGAGATCGGCGAGGAGAACCTGGTCGTGCACGATCCGGCCATCGCCGACACCACCTACGCGTTCGCCCTGTCCCGGCTCGGTGACCAGCACCTGAACCACGTGCCCACCGGCATCCTGCGCCAGGTCGAGCGGCCCACCTACGACGACGGCGCCCGCGCCCAGGTCGAGCAGGCACGCGAGGCCCGGCAGCCGGATCTGCAGGCGCTGTTGCGGGGTAAGGACACCTGGACCGTCGCCTGA